In Streptomyces sp. NBC_00483, a single window of DNA contains:
- a CDS encoding amidohydrolase family protein has translation MSRYVEPSSVNGRVVVRDVTVVDPLDGRRTPGQDVVVEGGRITSVTATGAPTSGAHVVEGRGRFVVPAYMDMHLHALNTPKDVDGTYALMLANGVVGFRQMSGNRALLKSRSMGTLPQPTGAPALKATAGDLLTPLNASTTDGAVQAVREQHRDGADFVKAGMTTRETFLAALKEANRLGIRLGGHLPADLDPREAAHGGVWSIEHLGPGVTVFAAASSKEGEVRATNATRKLPPIPKVKIPGADKLAMKLIKGMVTNPATATSETEAHAYDLADGTYDQQKAEELAALFVEHTTWQCPTLIRVHTQQFGDSPEHTQDPRRRYMAPEELRTWDKSSKKFSQLPDVTRDALHNHWAAQLRMTKTFADAGVPMVAGTDACGAAGIIPGFALHDEFDHLTEAGLDPLTILRMTTTEAARFLGEEGEFGQVAAGMPADLVLLDEDPLEDHAALRRIAGVMRDGSWWSRAELDAVLERVAAKPGAH, from the coding sequence ATGAGCAGGTACGTCGAGCCGTCCTCGGTCAACGGGCGCGTGGTGGTGCGCGACGTCACCGTGGTCGACCCGCTGGACGGGCGCCGCACCCCCGGCCAGGACGTGGTGGTCGAAGGCGGCCGGATCACGTCGGTGACCGCGACCGGTGCGCCCACCTCGGGCGCGCACGTGGTGGAGGGGCGGGGCCGGTTCGTCGTCCCGGCGTACATGGACATGCACCTGCACGCCCTGAACACCCCGAAGGACGTCGATGGCACGTACGCGTTGATGCTCGCCAACGGTGTCGTCGGCTTCCGCCAGATGTCGGGCAACCGGGCGCTGTTGAAGTCCCGGAGCATGGGAACGTTGCCGCAGCCGACCGGCGCGCCCGCGCTCAAGGCGACGGCCGGTGACCTGCTGACCCCGCTGAACGCGAGCACCACCGACGGTGCGGTGCAGGCCGTACGTGAACAGCACCGGGACGGCGCCGACTTCGTCAAGGCGGGCATGACGACCCGGGAGACCTTCCTGGCGGCTCTGAAGGAGGCGAACCGTCTCGGTATCCGTCTCGGCGGCCACCTGCCCGCCGACCTCGATCCTCGTGAGGCGGCCCACGGCGGTGTGTGGTCGATCGAGCACCTCGGCCCCGGTGTCACCGTGTTCGCCGCGGCGTCCTCGAAGGAGGGTGAGGTGCGGGCCACCAACGCCACCCGCAAGCTCCCGCCGATTCCCAAGGTCAAGATCCCGGGCGCCGACAAGCTGGCGATGAAGCTGATCAAGGGCATGGTCACCAACCCCGCGACCGCCACGTCCGAGACGGAGGCGCACGCGTACGACCTCGCCGACGGCACGTACGACCAGCAGAAGGCGGAGGAACTGGCGGCCCTCTTCGTCGAACACACCACGTGGCAGTGTCCGACCCTGATCCGGGTCCACACCCAGCAGTTCGGCGACTCACCGGAACACACCCAGGACCCGAGGCGCCGCTACATGGCCCCCGAGGAACTGCGTACCTGGGACAAGTCGTCGAAGAAGTTCTCCCAGCTCCCCGACGTCACCCGCGACGCGCTGCACAACCACTGGGCGGCCCAGCTGAGGATGACCAAGACCTTCGCCGACGCCGGAGTGCCGATGGTCGCCGGTACGGATGCGTGCGGGGCGGCGGGAATCATCCCGGGCTTCGCCCTCCACGACGAGTTCGACCACCTCACCGAGGCCGGGCTCGACCCGCTGACCATCCTGCGGATGACAACGACCGAAGCGGCCCGATTCCTGGGCGAGGAAGGCGAGTTCGGTCAGGTCGCCGCAGGTATGCCCGCCGACCTGGTGCTCCTCGACGAGGACCCGCTGGAGGACCACGCCGCTCTCCGAAGGATCGCGGGAGTGATGCGGGACGGCTCCTGGTGGTCCCGCGCCGAACTGGACGCCGTCCTGGAGCGCGTCGCGGCCAAGCCGGGCGCCCACTGA
- a CDS encoding amidohydrolase family protein encodes MTPTPAPTGLIDVHAHFVTDSYVAAARSAGVEHPDGMPGWPSWSVEQHLDLMDRSGIEKSYLSISSPGVHFGDDDAARSLAREVNESGARVRAERPQRFGHFASLPLPDVEGSLAEVAHALDVLRADGVAVETNHHGVYLGDPRFEPLWEDLDRRGALVFVHPTSPPNADDVSLGRPRPMLEFLFDTARTAGDLLLRGVLTRYPRIRWVLTHGGGALPLLADRIDLFSTVFGGSNKDAPSALEQLGRLWYDMAGTPFPRQIPALDGAFGTERLLYGSDYCWTPAEGALAQVASVDSAAQPSATDTWRDLTTRNARRLFAE; translated from the coding sequence ATGACCCCGACCCCGGCCCCGACCGGCCTCATTGACGTCCACGCCCACTTCGTCACCGACAGCTACGTCGCCGCGGCCCGGTCCGCCGGCGTCGAGCACCCCGACGGGATGCCGGGCTGGCCCTCGTGGAGCGTCGAGCAGCACCTCGACCTGATGGACCGCTCGGGCATCGAGAAGTCCTACCTGTCGATCTCCTCGCCTGGCGTGCATTTCGGGGACGACGACGCGGCCCGTTCGCTGGCGCGCGAGGTCAACGAGTCCGGCGCCCGTGTGCGGGCCGAACGGCCGCAGCGGTTCGGCCACTTCGCCTCCCTACCGCTGCCCGACGTCGAGGGCTCGCTGGCCGAAGTCGCCCACGCCCTCGACGTGCTCCGTGCGGACGGGGTCGCCGTGGAGACCAACCACCATGGCGTCTACCTCGGCGACCCGCGCTTCGAACCGCTGTGGGAGGACCTCGACCGCCGCGGCGCCCTCGTCTTCGTCCACCCCACGTCACCGCCCAACGCCGATGATGTCTCCCTGGGGCGGCCGCGGCCGATGCTGGAGTTCCTCTTCGACACCGCCCGCACCGCCGGCGACCTACTCCTGCGCGGCGTACTCACCCGCTATCCGCGGATTCGCTGGGTGCTGACCCACGGCGGGGGAGCGCTGCCGCTGCTCGCCGACCGCATCGACTTGTTCAGCACCGTGTTCGGTGGCAGCAACAAGGACGCGCCCAGCGCCCTGGAGCAGCTCGGCCGCCTCTGGTACGACATGGCCGGCACACCCTTCCCGCGCCAAATCCCGGCCCTGGACGGCGCGTTCGGCACCGAGCGCCTCCTGTACGGCAGTGACTACTGCTGGACACCTGCCGAGGGAGCCCTCGCCCAGGTTGCCTCCGTCGACTCGGCGGCGCAGCCTTCCGCCACCGATACCTGGCGGGACCTCACGACCCGCAACGCGCGTCGCCTCTTCGCCGAATGA
- a CDS encoding IclR family transcriptional regulator, which translates to MPMNETPSSGGGDSRPRRGGKPAEGQPVIDRAFAVLGTFDSDHRAQTLAELAQRSDIPRSSALRLARSLVHAGALERLDDGRYVVGLRLLETASLAPRGHGLRSVAMPFMEDLFHVTRQHVLLAVREGEEAVLVERLSALDASPVRYRVGGRLPLASTGAGLVLLAFAPPPVQDHAIATYAPGGEGHDDICTPADLRRMLAEVRRGDHALGRQSRPWPVTTVAAPVRQGDAVVAALSVVAPSTGFAEAGYGPAVRATARAISRRLDEDGRRTTRPGDAGTDL; encoded by the coding sequence ATGCCAATGAATGAAACGCCGAGTTCTGGTGGCGGCGACTCCCGGCCGCGACGCGGAGGGAAGCCCGCCGAGGGGCAACCGGTCATCGACCGGGCCTTCGCCGTGCTCGGCACGTTCGACAGCGACCACCGTGCGCAGACGCTCGCCGAGCTCGCGCAACGCAGCGATATCCCCCGCAGCAGCGCGCTGCGGCTCGCCCGGTCACTGGTCCACGCCGGTGCGCTGGAACGTCTCGACGACGGCCGTTACGTCGTGGGGCTGCGGCTGCTGGAGACCGCGTCCCTGGCGCCGCGCGGGCACGGGCTGCGGTCCGTGGCCATGCCGTTCATGGAGGACCTCTTCCACGTCACGCGGCAGCACGTGCTGCTCGCCGTGCGGGAGGGCGAGGAGGCCGTGCTCGTCGAGCGGCTCTCGGCGCTCGACGCCAGCCCCGTCCGCTACCGCGTGGGAGGCCGCCTTCCGCTCGCGTCCACCGGCGCAGGACTGGTCCTGCTGGCGTTCGCCCCGCCGCCCGTCCAGGACCACGCCATCGCGACCTACGCCCCCGGCGGCGAGGGCCACGACGACATCTGCACCCCGGCCGACCTGCGGCGCATGCTGGCGGAGGTCCGGCGCGGCGACCACGCATTGGGCCGGCAGAGCCGCCCGTGGCCGGTGACCACCGTGGCCGCGCCGGTGCGGCAGGGGGACGCGGTGGTGGCGGCGTTGTCGGTGGTGGCCCCCAGCACCGGCTTCGCGGAGGCGGGCTACGGTCCGGCGGTGCGGGCGACGGCCCGGGCGATCTCGCGTCGTCTTGACGAGGACGGCCGGCGGACGACGCGTCCCGGCGACGCCGGCACCGATCTGTGA
- a CDS encoding dihydrolipoyl dehydrogenase family protein, with protein sequence MTEAIAYDVVVLGAGPVGENVADRARAGGLSAAIVESELVGGECSYWACMPSKALLRPVIARADARRVPGLRQAVQGPLDAPAVLAHRDDYTSHWKDDGQVGWLESIGIDLYRGHGRLDGPRGVTVTAEDGTVTSLTARHAVAVCTGTRAALPPLPGLDVVKPWTSREATSADRVPGRLIVVGGGVVATEMATAWQALGSQVTLLVRGSGLLDRMEPFAGELVADALREAGAELRTGTSVASVERSPAGTVTATLDDGTTLEADEILFATGRAPRTDDIGLETVGLKPGSWLEVDDSLRVTNSTWLYAVGDANHRALLTHQGKYQARIAGAAITARASGVPLLETDRWGAHAATADHDAVPQVVFTDPEAASAGLTLAEAEAAGHRVRAIDYDMANVAGSGLYADGYTGRARMIVDLDREILLGVTFVGPAVGELIHSATIAIAGEVPIDRLWHAVPAYPTISEVWLRLLEVYRG encoded by the coding sequence ATGACCGAAGCCATCGCGTACGACGTCGTAGTGCTCGGAGCCGGACCCGTCGGCGAGAACGTCGCCGACCGCGCGCGAGCCGGGGGACTGAGCGCCGCCATCGTGGAGAGCGAGCTCGTCGGAGGTGAGTGCTCGTACTGGGCGTGCATGCCCAGTAAGGCGCTGCTCCGCCCGGTGATCGCCCGCGCCGACGCCCGCCGGGTGCCGGGCCTGCGCCAGGCGGTGCAGGGCCCGCTCGACGCCCCGGCGGTCCTCGCGCACCGCGACGACTACACCTCTCACTGGAAGGACGACGGCCAGGTCGGCTGGCTGGAGTCCATCGGCATCGACCTGTACCGCGGCCACGGCCGCCTCGACGGACCGCGCGGCGTCACGGTCACCGCCGAGGACGGCACGGTGACTTCACTCACGGCGCGCCACGCGGTCGCCGTCTGTACGGGGACCCGCGCCGCTCTGCCGCCGCTCCCGGGCCTCGACGTGGTGAAGCCGTGGACCAGCCGGGAGGCCACGAGCGCGGACCGGGTGCCGGGCCGCCTCATCGTGGTCGGCGGCGGCGTGGTCGCCACCGAGATGGCCACGGCCTGGCAGGCACTCGGCTCGCAGGTCACGCTGCTCGTACGCGGCAGCGGCCTCCTGGACCGCATGGAGCCCTTCGCCGGCGAGCTGGTCGCGGACGCGCTGCGCGAGGCGGGCGCGGAACTCCGCACGGGAACCTCGGTGGCATCGGTGGAGAGGTCGCCCGCGGGAACGGTCACGGCAACCCTCGACGACGGCACGACCCTCGAGGCCGACGAGATCCTCTTCGCGACGGGCCGCGCGCCGCGCACGGACGACATCGGCCTGGAGACGGTGGGCCTGAAACCGGGCTCTTGGCTCGAAGTCGACGACTCCCTCCGCGTCACGAACAGCACGTGGCTCTACGCGGTCGGCGACGCCAACCACCGTGCCCTCCTCACCCACCAGGGCAAATACCAGGCCCGCATCGCCGGCGCCGCGATCACCGCCCGCGCCTCGGGCGTCCCGCTCCTGGAGACCGACCGCTGGGGCGCCCACGCCGCGACGGCCGACCACGACGCGGTCCCGCAGGTCGTCTTCACGGACCCCGAGGCCGCGAGCGCGGGCCTCACCCTCGCCGAGGCGGAGGCAGCGGGCCACCGCGTCCGCGCGATCGACTACGACATGGCCAACGTGGCCGGCTCCGGCCTCTACGCCGACGGCTACACGGGCCGCGCCCGCATGATCGTCGACCTCGACCGCGAGATCCTCCTGGGCGTCACATTCGTCGGCCCGGCGGTCGGCGAACTCATCCACTCGGCAACGATCGCCATCGCGGGCGAGGTCCCGATCGACCGCCTGTGGCATGCGGTGCCGGCGTATCCGACGATCAGTGAGGTGTGGTTGCGGTTGTTGGAGGTTTATAGGGGCTAG
- the trxA gene encoding thioredoxin, which yields MSSTTTELTKENFDQTVTENEFVLIDFWADWCGPCKQFAPVYEEAAEANPDLVFGKVDTEAQPELAAAFGIQSIPTLMIVRDQVAVFAQPGALPKEALEDVIGQARKLDMDEVRASVAEQQAKAEQEGQGQGQGQEG from the coding sequence ATGAGCAGCACCACCACGGAGCTGACCAAGGAGAACTTCGATCAGACGGTCACGGAGAACGAGTTCGTACTGATCGACTTCTGGGCTGACTGGTGCGGGCCTTGCAAGCAGTTCGCCCCGGTCTACGAGGAGGCCGCTGAGGCCAATCCGGACCTGGTGTTCGGCAAGGTCGACACCGAGGCGCAGCCGGAGCTTGCCGCCGCTTTCGGGATCCAGTCGATCCCGACGCTGATGATCGTGCGTGACCAGGTTGCCGTGTTCGCGCAGCCGGGGGCGCTGCCGAAGGAGGCACTCGAGGACGTCATCGGCCAGGCCCGCAAGCTGGACATGGACGAGGTCCGTGCGTCGGTCGCCGAGCAGCAGGCGAAGGCCGAGCAGGAGGGCCAGGGGCAGGGTCAGGGTCAGGAGGGCTGA
- a CDS encoding LacI family DNA-binding transcriptional regulator, which produces MVQIPKQQSAQPSVPHKAASGALPTSADVARLAGVSRATVSYVLNNTSAVRISEPTRRRVHAAAKELGYVPHAAARSLRAGRTRIVLVPTPDVPIGPLYSAFLNELQWALSRLDYTVVQYGSVGLSGDDAARAWAELRPVAVLGPVGMGPDGIAVLRRSGARAVITLGPEPVEGPHALLTDHREVGRVAAAHLLNGGRRRIGVVMPKETGLDMFAVPRLEGVREAGAETVPLPLAYDEQDASQVAAQVSELGLQAVFAYNDEYAMLLMRALQDAGVDIPGDVAVMGADDLMLGRLLRPRLSTVRLDLPSGRELAELVDRLVRAPEEDTEPEPREALAVTLVARESA; this is translated from the coding sequence ATGGTGCAGATACCGAAGCAGCAGTCCGCCCAGCCGTCCGTGCCCCACAAGGCCGCATCCGGCGCCCTGCCCACGAGCGCCGATGTCGCACGCCTCGCCGGGGTCTCGCGCGCCACCGTCAGCTACGTCCTCAACAACACGAGCGCGGTCCGCATCAGCGAGCCGACCCGGCGGCGCGTCCACGCGGCCGCCAAGGAACTCGGCTACGTCCCGCACGCCGCCGCCCGCAGCCTGCGCGCGGGACGCACCCGGATCGTCCTCGTGCCCACCCCCGACGTCCCGATCGGGCCTCTGTACAGCGCCTTCCTCAACGAACTCCAGTGGGCGCTGAGCCGCCTCGACTACACCGTCGTGCAGTACGGCAGCGTGGGCCTCAGCGGCGACGACGCCGCGCGCGCCTGGGCCGAGCTGCGCCCCGTCGCCGTGCTGGGCCCGGTCGGAATGGGACCCGACGGCATCGCGGTGCTCCGCCGCTCCGGGGCCCGCGCGGTCATCACGCTCGGCCCGGAGCCGGTCGAGGGCCCGCACGCCCTGCTCACGGACCACCGGGAGGTCGGCCGCGTCGCCGCCGCGCATCTCCTGAACGGTGGCCGCCGGCGTATCGGCGTCGTCATGCCGAAGGAGACGGGCCTCGACATGTTCGCGGTGCCGCGTCTTGAGGGCGTACGCGAGGCGGGCGCGGAGACGGTCCCGCTGCCCCTCGCGTACGACGAGCAGGACGCGTCCCAAGTCGCAGCGCAGGTAAGCGAGTTGGGGCTCCAAGCCGTGTTCGCTTACAACGACGAGTACGCCATGCTGCTGATGCGCGCGCTCCAGGACGCGGGCGTCGACATCCCCGGCGACGTCGCCGTGATGGGCGCCGACGACCTGATGCTGGGCCGGCTGCTGCGCCCCCGCCTGAGCACGGTGCGCCTCGACCTGCCCTCGGGCCGGGAGCTGGCCGAACTGGTGGACCGCCTGGTCAGGGCCCCGGAGGAGGACACGGAGCCGGAACCGCGCGAGGCGCTGGCGGTGACACTGGTGGCACGCGAGTCGGCCTGA
- a CDS encoding glycosyl hydrolase family 18 protein — protein sequence MKRRHTTVLSVLAGTLALTAAAPAGPAASEAAPPRTVSAWLPYWDQEAAYQNALAHAAQIRTISPFWYETKSAARVAGHTGAGERRIINGLHARGIQVVPTVMETMKPSALAKVLNNKKSRTRHIDALLDVVRSRAYDGLDIDYESIATAPDDKYRAVRAGYTTFATQLCARLHASGKKCFLTVMPKTRSTGRIWDYRKLGAAADRVRIMAYNLHSAEGKPGPLASPQWYDEILSRATTQVPRAKLEMGLPAYGWNWKVGGPHGGGKHRARHVTSKSAEVLRRKVGARYVLDPESRTPHFTYKEGKGKKATRRTVWYQDAAGTAAHLPVLRKYGVRNTVLWALNFEDPKLWRTLARG from the coding sequence ATGAAACGACGTCACACCACCGTCCTCAGCGTCCTCGCGGGGACCCTCGCCCTCACCGCCGCGGCGCCCGCCGGGCCCGCCGCATCCGAGGCCGCGCCCCCGCGCACCGTCTCCGCCTGGCTCCCGTACTGGGACCAGGAGGCCGCCTACCAGAACGCCCTCGCCCACGCAGCGCAGATCCGCACCATCAGCCCCTTCTGGTACGAGACGAAATCCGCGGCCCGCGTCGCCGGCCACACCGGCGCGGGCGAGCGCCGCATCATCAACGGACTGCACGCCCGCGGCATCCAGGTCGTCCCCACGGTCATGGAGACGATGAAGCCGAGCGCCTTGGCCAAGGTCCTGAACAACAAGAAGTCCCGCACCCGCCACATCGACGCGCTCCTCGACGTCGTCCGCAGCCGCGCCTACGACGGGCTCGACATCGACTACGAGTCGATCGCCACCGCCCCCGACGACAAGTACCGTGCGGTGCGCGCCGGTTACACCACCTTCGCCACCCAACTCTGCGCGCGCCTGCACGCCTCCGGCAAGAAGTGCTTCCTGACCGTGATGCCCAAGACCCGTTCGACGGGCCGCATCTGGGACTACAGGAAGCTGGGCGCCGCCGCCGACCGCGTGCGGATCATGGCGTACAACCTGCACTCCGCGGAGGGCAAGCCGGGACCGCTGGCCTCGCCCCAGTGGTACGACGAGATCCTGTCCCGCGCCACCACCCAAGTCCCGCGCGCCAAACTGGAGATGGGCCTGCCCGCGTACGGCTGGAACTGGAAGGTCGGCGGCCCCCACGGCGGCGGCAAGCACCGCGCCCGGCACGTCACGTCGAAGTCCGCCGAGGTGCTGCGTCGCAAGGTCGGCGCCCGCTACGTCCTCGACCCGGAGTCCCGTACCCCCCACTTCACGTACAAGGAGGGCAAGGGCAAGAAGGCGACCCGCCGCACCGTCTGGTACCAGGACGCCGCCGGCACCGCCGCACACCTCCCGGTCCTGCGGAAGTACGGCGTACGGAACACGGTCCTGTGGGCGCTGAACTTCGAGGACCCGAAGCTGTGGAGGACCTTGGCGCGGGGCTGA
- a CDS encoding type II toxin-antitoxin system PemK/MazF family toxin, translating to MTAYTDDHAYEHPGRGGATATVEAEPTRVGAVRTEYAPAHDGDPDPGEIVWTWVPYEENDGRGKDRPVLVVAREAAGTLLAVQLSSKRHDGDREWVALGSGPWDRDGRDSWVDLDRVLRVHEKGMRREACALDRGRFNTVVLRLRERYGWR from the coding sequence GTGACTGCCTATACGGATGACCATGCATACGAACACCCCGGCCGCGGCGGCGCGACGGCCACGGTGGAGGCCGAGCCGACACGGGTCGGCGCGGTGCGCACCGAGTACGCGCCCGCGCACGACGGCGACCCGGATCCCGGCGAGATCGTGTGGACCTGGGTGCCGTACGAGGAGAACGACGGGCGCGGCAAGGACCGCCCGGTGCTCGTGGTCGCCCGGGAGGCGGCGGGCACCCTGCTGGCGGTTCAGCTGTCCAGCAAGCGGCACGACGGCGACCGCGAGTGGGTGGCGCTCGGCTCCGGCCCCTGGGACAGGGACGGCCGGGACTCGTGGGTGGACCTCGACCGCGTGCTGCGCGTGCACGAGAAGGGGATGCGCCGCGAGGCCTGCGCCCTGGACCGCGGCCGGTTCAACACGGTGGTGCTGCGGCTCCGGGAGCGCTACGGCTGGCGCTGA
- a CDS encoding TIGR02452 family protein, translated as MNTTGGDDGGRGVSARLRELARSTEKIVDSGEYAGDGGRVVTIGAAVERARAGTRMYGPDPVPVPPMPPVSPVTHVSPVPPASSADRTRVEVTGESSLEAARRMVGERPQPVAVLNFASARNPGGGYLNGAQAQEEALCRCSALYTCLIEVPEFYAHHREHRDAFYSDRVIHAPAVPVFRDDQGRLLDAPFEAGFLTSPAPNAGVIAQRTPERVHEIPAALAARAERVLEVAAAEGYRRLVLGAWGCGVFRNDPGRVAEAFRAPLEGRFADRFEQVVFAVLDRTKGAATRSTFERAFRAGGQRQP; from the coding sequence ATGAACACGACGGGGGGAGACGACGGGGGACGCGGCGTGAGCGCACGACTGCGCGAGCTCGCGCGGAGCACGGAGAAGATCGTCGACTCGGGGGAGTACGCGGGCGACGGGGGCCGCGTGGTGACGATCGGCGCCGCGGTGGAGCGGGCGCGGGCGGGCACCAGGATGTACGGGCCCGACCCGGTGCCCGTGCCACCGATGCCGCCGGTGTCGCCGGTGACACACGTATCGCCCGTGCCGCCGGCGTCGTCTGCGGACCGGACGCGCGTCGAGGTCACGGGCGAGAGCAGCCTGGAGGCGGCGCGGCGCATGGTGGGGGAGCGGCCGCAGCCGGTGGCGGTCCTGAACTTCGCCTCGGCGCGCAACCCCGGAGGCGGCTACCTCAACGGAGCGCAGGCCCAGGAAGAGGCGCTCTGTCGTTGCTCCGCGCTGTACACGTGCCTCATCGAGGTGCCCGAGTTCTACGCCCACCACCGCGAGCACCGCGACGCCTTCTACAGCGACCGGGTCATTCACGCGCCGGCCGTCCCGGTGTTCCGTGACGACCAGGGCCGGCTGCTCGACGCGCCGTTCGAGGCCGGCTTCCTGACGTCACCCGCGCCGAACGCGGGAGTGATCGCGCAGCGCACCCCGGAGCGGGTGCACGAGATACCCGCGGCCCTGGCCGCGCGCGCCGAGCGTGTGCTGGAGGTCGCCGCGGCCGAGGGGTACCGGCGGCTCGTCCTCGGAGCCTGGGGCTGCGGGGTGTTCCGCAACGATCCGGGGCGGGTGGCCGAGGCCTTCCGCGCCCCGCTCGAAGGGCGTTTCGCGGACCGCTTCGAGCAGGTCGTGTTCGCCGTTCTCGACCGGACGAAGGGCGCGGCCACCCGCTCCACGTTCGAGCGGGCCTTTCGCGCTGGCGGTCAGCGCCAGCCGTAG
- the egtA gene encoding ergothioneine biosynthesis glutamate--cysteine ligase EgtA, giving the protein MSEGDCTAFGELVTEAEAEALVRGICFKTGPPRKVGVELEWIVHEPRPLLKPWHPLPPERLDAAYVALRALPLSSALTVEPGGQLELSSLPASSLTECVSAMRADLTAVRAALRGHGLTLSGHGTDPWLPPRRVLHQPRYDALEASLDRAGPAGRSMMCSSASVQVCLDAGHEEPGPQGLGRRWRLAHLLGAVLVAAFANSPMLSGRPTGWRSTRQLLWERIDVGRSGGVPLDFDPREAWARHVLDAPVMCVRAEDGPWQVPDGLTFREWARTGEPRPPAHSDLDYHLTTLFPPVRPRGHLELRMIDAQSGDDGWLVPLAVTTALFDDPQAAETAYRAVKPLAERAGPQPAPHNPLWHDAARLGLTDPELREAATACFTTALEALPRIGAGPDVRQAVADFTRRYVVRGRCPADDVLDQLTRQPAQGRTVRS; this is encoded by the coding sequence ATGAGCGAGGGAGACTGTACGGCGTTCGGTGAGCTGGTCACCGAGGCCGAGGCGGAGGCTCTGGTACGGGGCATCTGCTTCAAAACCGGACCACCGCGCAAGGTCGGGGTCGAGCTGGAATGGATCGTGCACGAGCCGCGGCCCCTGCTGAAGCCGTGGCACCCCTTACCACCCGAACGACTCGATGCGGCGTACGTCGCACTGCGCGCCCTGCCTCTGAGCTCGGCGCTCACCGTGGAACCCGGCGGGCAGCTGGAACTCAGTTCGCTCCCCGCCTCTTCCCTCACCGAATGCGTCTCGGCCATGCGGGCCGACCTGACCGCCGTGCGCGCCGCGCTCCGCGGCCACGGACTCACCCTGTCGGGACACGGCACCGACCCGTGGCTCCCCCCGCGGCGCGTTCTCCATCAACCCCGTTACGACGCCCTGGAGGCGTCACTCGACCGTGCCGGGCCCGCCGGGCGCTCCATGATGTGCTCGTCCGCGTCCGTGCAGGTGTGTCTGGACGCGGGGCACGAGGAGCCGGGCCCGCAGGGGCTCGGCAGGCGCTGGCGGCTCGCGCATCTGCTGGGCGCGGTCCTGGTGGCCGCTTTCGCCAACTCGCCGATGCTGTCCGGGCGCCCGACCGGCTGGCGCTCCACGCGGCAGTTGCTGTGGGAGCGGATCGACGTGGGCCGCTCCGGCGGCGTACCCCTCGACTTCGATCCGCGCGAGGCATGGGCACGGCACGTGCTCGACGCGCCCGTGATGTGCGTGCGTGCCGAGGACGGGCCGTGGCAGGTGCCGGACGGGCTGACCTTCCGCGAGTGGGCGCGCACGGGTGAGCCGCGGCCGCCGGCCCACTCGGATCTCGACTACCACCTGACCACCCTCTTCCCGCCCGTGCGCCCGCGCGGACACCTCGAACTGCGCATGATCGACGCGCAGTCGGGCGACGACGGGTGGCTGGTGCCGCTCGCCGTCACCACCGCCCTGTTCGACGACCCGCAGGCCGCCGAGACCGCGTACCGCGCGGTCAAGCCGCTCGCGGAGCGCGCGGGCCCGCAGCCCGCTCCGCACAACCCGCTGTGGCACGACGCGGCGCGGCTCGGCCTCACCGATCCCGAGCTGCGCGAGGCCGCCACGGCCTGCTTCACGACGGCGCTGGAAGCACTGCCGAGGATCGGCGCGGGCCCGGACGTGCGGCAGGCGGTCGCGGACTTCACGCGCCGCTATGTCGTCCGCGGCCGCTGCCCCGCCGACGACGTGCTCGACCAGCTCACGCGACAACCCGCTCAGGGGAGGACGGTCCGGTCATGA